In Nocardia asteroides, a single genomic region encodes these proteins:
- a CDS encoding L,D-transpeptidase, whose translation MRVDRARPRWKRASVPLVVLSVLALALSACSTSSGVEADSVAIDRNPITELIKPKLVSPVKDGDKGVSPAMPMTFQVNDGRFTEVNLLNNQGNPVNGTLSPDGRTWQTAEVLGYGRTYTMKAKAIGLGGAQTAAVSFTTSSPDSQTKPYLNVAEDAVVGIGQPVAIQFDENIPDRKAAQDAITVTTTPPVEGAFYWVNNREVRWRPEHFWAPGTRVEVKVNVYGRDLGDGLFGQEDVNTHFTIGDAVVFTADDNTKQVVVERNGEVIRTMPTSMGKSSTPTDNGVYILADRHEHIIMDSSTYGVAVSSSDGYRTPVDWATRMSYSGIFFHSAPWSVGQQGYSNTSHGCLNLSPENARWVYENAKLGDIAIVKNTVGGTLSPVDGLGDWNMPWAQWKAGNADV comes from the coding sequence ATGAGAGTTGATCGAGCGCGGCCGAGGTGGAAGAGGGCATCCGTGCCGCTGGTGGTGCTGTCGGTACTGGCGCTGGCGCTGTCGGCGTGCTCGACCTCGTCGGGCGTCGAGGCGGACAGCGTCGCCATCGACCGCAACCCCATCACCGAGCTGATCAAACCCAAGCTGGTGTCCCCGGTGAAGGACGGCGACAAGGGCGTCTCGCCTGCCATGCCGATGACGTTTCAGGTGAACGACGGCAGGTTCACCGAGGTGAACCTGCTGAACAACCAGGGCAATCCGGTGAACGGCACGCTCTCGCCGGACGGCCGCACCTGGCAGACCGCCGAGGTGCTCGGCTATGGCCGCACCTACACGATGAAGGCGAAGGCGATCGGGCTCGGCGGCGCGCAGACCGCCGCGGTGAGCTTCACCACAAGCTCGCCGGACAGCCAGACCAAGCCGTACCTGAACGTCGCCGAGGACGCGGTGGTCGGCATCGGGCAGCCGGTGGCGATCCAGTTCGACGAGAACATCCCGGACCGCAAGGCCGCGCAGGACGCCATCACCGTCACCACCACCCCGCCGGTCGAGGGCGCCTTCTACTGGGTGAACAACCGCGAGGTCCGCTGGCGGCCGGAGCATTTCTGGGCGCCGGGCACCAGGGTCGAGGTCAAGGTCAACGTCTACGGCCGTGACCTGGGCGACGGGCTCTTCGGCCAGGAGGACGTGAACACGCACTTCACCATCGGCGACGCGGTGGTCTTCACCGCCGACGACAACACCAAGCAGGTGGTGGTCGAGCGCAACGGCGAGGTGATCCGGACCATGCCGACCTCGATGGGTAAGAGCAGCACCCCCACCGACAACGGCGTCTACATCCTGGCCGACCGGCACGAGCACATCATCATGGACTCCTCCACCTACGGCGTCGCGGTGAGCTCGTCGGACGGCTACCGGACCCCGGTCGACTGGGCCACCCGGATGTCCTACAGCGGCATCTTCTTCCACTCGGCACCGTGGTCGGTGGGGCAGCAGGGCTACTCGAACACCAGCCACGGCTGCCTGAACCTGAGCCCGGAGAACGCCCGCTGGGTGTACGAGAACGCCAAGCTCGGCGATATAGCCATCGTCAAGAACACCGTGGGCGGCACGCTCTCGCCGGTGGACGGCCTCGGCGACTGGAACATGCCGTGGGCGCAGTGGAAGGCGGGCAACGCCGACGTCTGA
- a CDS encoding PadR family transcriptional regulator has protein sequence MALEHALLVSLTERAGSGYELARRFDKSIGYFWRATHQQIYRVLKRMAESGWVVGESVPQAGRPDKKVYAVSAAGRAELARWIAEPTDTGMPRNELGVKIRGAAHGDVAALCVEVERHREQHAARLEVFRMLEKRDFPAPEQLSGTTLHQYLVLRGGIRVETGFVDWCDEVLRALRPGKAGPA, from the coding sequence ATGGCCCTCGAGCACGCCCTGCTGGTCTCGCTCACCGAGCGGGCCGGTTCCGGGTACGAACTGGCGCGCCGCTTCGACAAGTCCATCGGCTACTTCTGGCGCGCCACGCACCAGCAGATCTACCGGGTGCTCAAGCGGATGGCCGAATCCGGCTGGGTGGTCGGCGAATCGGTGCCGCAGGCGGGCAGGCCGGACAAGAAGGTCTACGCCGTCTCCGCGGCGGGCCGGGCCGAGCTGGCCCGCTGGATCGCCGAGCCCACCGACACCGGAATGCCGCGCAACGAGCTCGGCGTGAAGATCCGCGGCGCCGCGCACGGCGACGTCGCCGCGCTCTGCGTCGAGGTGGAGCGGCACCGCGAGCAGCACGCCGCCCGGCTCGAGGTCTTCCGCATGCTGGAGAAGCGTGATTTCCCCGCGCCGGAGCAACTCTCCGGCACCACCCTGCACCAGTACCTGGTCCTGCGCGGCGGCATCCGCGTCGAGACCGGCTTCGTCGACTGGTGCGACGAAGTACTCCGGGCGCTGCGCCCGGGAAAGGCCGGGCCCGCATGA
- a CDS encoding transposase encodes MPRLAGGPPRRTPQVVIADKAYSSAANWALLRRRGIRTVIPKRSDQIGHRKRRGSRGGRPPGFDRQTYKPRNVVERAFNRAEHWRAVATRFDKLAHTYHAGVVLALIIEWLRALGDTT; translated from the coding sequence GTGCCGCGACTGGCCGGTGGCCCGCCCCGGCGCACTCCGCAGGTGGTTATCGCCGACAAGGCCTACTCTTCCGCGGCCAACTGGGCCTTGCTGCGGCGCAGAGGTATCCGCACCGTGATCCCGAAGCGGTCCGATCAGATCGGTCACCGCAAACGCCGCGGCAGCCGCGGTGGACGGCCTCCGGGTTTCGACCGGCAGACCTACAAGCCGCGCAACGTCGTCGAACGGGCTTTCAACAGGGCCGAGCACTGGCGCGCGGTCGCCACCCGATTCGACAAACTGGCCCACACCTACCACGCCGGAGTTGTGCTGGCCTTGATCATCGAATGGCTGAGAGCACTAGGAGACACCACCTAG
- a CDS encoding thioesterase II family protein, which produces MDGNAKSSLWVRRYYPSAEPEVRLACFPHAGGAASFYLPVAKAFSPSCEVLAIQYPGRQDRRSESPIGRIDAIADAVAVQLKSENDRPLALFGHSMGALIAYEVALRLQSFGISLVALFVSGRRAPSLYSSERAHLLSDDALMAEIVKMEGTDGRILNDADLMSSLLPVIRADYCAVETYKHDPNSRLTAPIYAHCGIDDPRVSVDEAHSWRFHTSGAFALDTYPGGHFYLIKESESLIASIKRVLSGCTPDCVGT; this is translated from the coding sequence ATGGATGGAAATGCGAAGTCGAGTTTGTGGGTAAGGCGCTACTACCCGTCGGCGGAGCCGGAAGTGCGACTGGCATGTTTTCCGCACGCCGGCGGCGCCGCCAGCTTCTATCTTCCCGTCGCCAAGGCGTTTTCGCCGTCCTGTGAGGTCCTGGCGATTCAGTATCCGGGACGACAGGACCGTCGGTCGGAGTCACCGATCGGCAGAATAGATGCGATTGCGGACGCTGTGGCAGTCCAGCTCAAATCCGAAAACGACCGACCTCTTGCGCTTTTCGGCCACAGCATGGGGGCATTGATTGCCTACGAGGTAGCCCTACGACTGCAAAGTTTCGGTATCAGTCTGGTGGCGCTATTCGTATCTGGTCGCCGTGCACCGTCTCTGTACAGCAGTGAGAGGGCTCATCTCCTGAGTGATGACGCCCTGATGGCGGAGATCGTCAAGATGGAAGGAACCGATGGTCGAATACTAAATGACGCAGATCTGATGTCCTCGCTATTGCCGGTGATCCGAGCGGACTACTGTGCGGTGGAGACTTACAAGCACGATCCGAACTCCCGATTGACCGCCCCGATCTATGCTCACTGTGGCATCGATGACCCAAGAGTCAGTGTCGACGAAGCCCATAGCTGGAGGTTCCATACATCCGGAGCATTTGCGCTGGATACCTACCCGGGCGGTCATTTCTATTTGATCAAGGAAAGTGAAAGTCTCATTGCGTCGATTAAGCGCGTTCTGTCTGGTTGTACGCCGGATTGCGTCGGCACCTGA
- the cmrA gene encoding mycolate reductase (Catalyzes the final step in mycolic acid biosynthesis.) yields the protein MSLPSPTTDNRAVVTGASSGIGTALAAELAARGYSLILVARREELLTALADELTAKHGITAEVRAVDLADRAARAPLTAELAGRDIAVLCNNAGIATFGAVAELDPAYERDQLELNAVAVHDLSLAVLPGMLANRAGGILISGSAAGNMPIPNNTTYAASKAFANTFSESLRGELKGTGVHVTLLAPGPVRTEIPDPADASIVDRLVPGFMWVSSEYTAKVSLDALAKNKMRVVPGLISKGMSVAGQYGPRAVTAPVAGAFYRRLGS from the coding sequence GTGAGCCTGCCCTCCCCCACCACCGACAACCGCGCCGTCGTCACCGGCGCCTCCTCCGGCATCGGCACCGCGCTCGCCGCCGAACTCGCCGCCCGCGGCTACTCGCTGATCCTCGTCGCCCGGCGCGAGGAGCTGCTCACCGCGCTCGCCGACGAGCTCACCGCCAAGCACGGCATCACCGCCGAGGTGCGCGCGGTCGACCTCGCCGACCGGGCCGCGCGGGCGCCGCTCACCGCGGAGCTGGCCGGCCGCGACATCGCGGTGCTCTGCAACAACGCGGGCATCGCGACCTTCGGCGCGGTCGCCGAACTCGACCCCGCCTACGAGCGGGACCAGCTCGAGCTGAACGCCGTCGCGGTGCACGACCTCAGCCTCGCGGTGCTGCCCGGCATGCTGGCCAACCGCGCGGGCGGCATCCTGATCAGCGGCTCGGCCGCGGGCAATATGCCGATCCCGAACAACACCACCTACGCCGCCAGCAAGGCCTTCGCCAACACCTTCTCCGAGTCGCTGCGCGGCGAGCTCAAGGGCACCGGCGTGCACGTCACGCTGCTCGCCCCCGGCCCGGTGCGCACCGAGATCCCGGACCCCGCCGATGCCTCCATCGTGGACCGGCTGGTGCCCGGCTTCATGTGGGTCTCGTCCGAGTACACCGCAAAGGTGTCGCTGGACGCGCTGGCCAAGAACAAGATGCGCGTGGTCCCCGGGCTGATCAGCAAGGGCATGAGCGTCGCCGGGCAGTACGGCCCGCGCGCCGTCACCGCCCCGGTCGCCGGCGCCTTCTACCGCAGGCTCGGGAGCTAG
- the orn gene encoding oligoribonuclease has translation MSDKLVVWMDCEMTGLRLDSDKLIEVAALVTDSDLNVLGDGIDIVIHADDAALAAMPPVVTEMHARSGLTDEVRASTVTLAEAEERVLAYIREFVPAPRTVPLAGNSIATDRGFLARDMPELDAHLHYRMIDVSSIKELCRRWYPRVYFGQPEKGLAHRALADITESIRELDYYRRTAFVAPPGPSSAEIAAVTAELSSPRTHGSQGD, from the coding sequence ATGTCGGACAAACTTGTGGTGTGGATGGATTGCGAGATGACCGGGCTGCGGCTCGACAGCGACAAGCTGATCGAGGTGGCCGCGCTCGTCACCGACAGCGACCTCAACGTGCTCGGTGACGGGATCGACATCGTCATCCACGCCGACGACGCCGCGCTCGCCGCCATGCCGCCGGTGGTCACCGAGATGCACGCCCGCTCCGGGCTCACCGACGAGGTCCGCGCCTCCACCGTCACCCTGGCCGAGGCCGAGGAGCGGGTGCTCGCCTACATCAGGGAGTTCGTGCCCGCCCCGCGCACCGTGCCGCTGGCAGGCAACTCGATAGCCACCGACCGCGGCTTCCTGGCCAGGGACATGCCCGAGCTGGACGCGCACCTGCACTACCGGATGATCGACGTCAGCTCGATCAAGGAGCTGTGCCGCCGCTGGTACCCGCGGGTCTACTTCGGCCAGCCGGAGAAGGGGCTGGCGCACCGCGCGCTCGCCGACATCACCGAGTCCATCCGCGAACTGGACTACTACCGGCGCACCGCGTTCGTGGCGCCGCCCGGGCCGTCGAGCGCCGAGATAGCCGCCGTGACGGCCGAGCTCAGCTCCCCGCGGACGCACGGGAGCCAGGGCGATTAG
- a CDS encoding TetR family transcriptional regulator codes for MTEQAATRGERKERTRQALLDGTLTLAAERGFAALSLREIARSAGIVPTAFYRHFPSLDDLGRALVDDGVKALRLALREVRRNSGTQLSEIVRFVFDQVRAKRELFGFFARERHGGSAVIRGAIALEIQLIVRELVTDLSRVPTLDTWSSDDLEIAAELLVATVSDGIAAFVSVPEREESAIVELTVRKVTLIGVGMGSWKPPRG; via the coding sequence GTGACTGAGCAGGCGGCCACCCGGGGCGAGCGCAAGGAGCGCACGCGGCAGGCACTGCTCGACGGCACGCTCACGCTCGCCGCCGAGCGGGGTTTCGCCGCCCTCAGCCTGCGCGAGATCGCCCGGTCGGCGGGAATCGTACCGACCGCCTTCTACCGCCACTTCCCCTCCCTCGACGATCTGGGCCGGGCCCTGGTCGACGACGGGGTGAAGGCGCTACGGCTGGCGTTGCGCGAGGTCAGGCGGAATTCCGGGACGCAGCTTTCGGAGATCGTGCGCTTCGTCTTCGATCAGGTGCGCGCAAAGCGGGAGCTGTTCGGCTTCTTCGCGCGCGAGCGGCACGGTGGCTCGGCGGTGATCCGCGGCGCGATCGCGCTGGAGATCCAGCTGATCGTGCGCGAGCTCGTCACCGACCTCTCCCGGGTGCCGACGCTGGACACCTGGAGCTCGGACGATCTGGAGATCGCGGCGGAGCTGCTCGTGGCAACGGTCTCGGACGGAATCGCCGCGTTCGTCTCGGTGCCGGAGCGCGAGGAGTCCGCGATCGTGGAGCTGACTGTGCGCAAGGTCACGCTGATCGGCGTCGGCATGGGCTCCTGGAAACCGCCGCGGGGCTGA
- a CDS encoding NADPH-dependent 2,4-dienoyl-CoA reductase gives MTRFPHLLEPLDLGHVTLPNRVVMGSMHTGLEDRARDISRLAAYFAERARGGVGLIVTGGYAPNRTGWLLPLGAKLTSTAEALRHREVTAAVHEAGGLIALQILHAGRYSYWPASVSASAIKAPINPFRPRALSARGIERTIDDYVRCARLARLAGYDGVEIMGGEGYFLNQFLAPRTNRRTDRWGGSAANRQRIAVQIVRRIRAELGTDFLLLFRLSMAEFVEQGQTLTEITALARELEAAGVDILNTDIGWHEARVPTIVTSVPRAAFTEFTARITRAVSIPVCASNRINMPEVAEEILTRGDAALVSMARPLLADPDWVRKAAADRADEINTCIACNQACLDHAFRHKTVSCLVNPRACHETELTLLPTRRGKRVAVVGAGPAGLAAAVALAQRGHAVELFEAEERIGGQFDLARRIPGKEEFDESIRYFTRMLEVTGVTVRLSRRVTAAELIAGGYDEVVLATGVRPRIPDIPGIDHPMVISYAELVRAEKQPGERVAVIGAGGIGYDISEFLTVDGHPTLKLDEWKAEWGVSLDEELPGQLTAPRPAPAARDVVLLQRKPGAFGATLGKTSGWVHRAALKAKGVERIGGVNYERIDDAGLHISFGPERKRPRLIPVDTVVICAGQEPVRELADPLRAAGVTPHVIGGADVAAELDAKRAIDQGTRLAARL, from the coding sequence ATGACTCGCTTCCCGCACCTGCTCGAGCCGCTCGACCTCGGGCACGTCACGCTGCCCAACCGGGTGGTCATGGGCTCCATGCACACCGGGCTGGAGGACCGGGCCCGCGACATTTCCAGACTCGCCGCGTACTTCGCCGAACGCGCGCGCGGCGGGGTCGGGCTGATCGTCACCGGCGGCTACGCGCCGAACCGCACCGGCTGGCTGCTCCCGCTCGGCGCCAAGCTGACCAGCACCGCCGAGGCGCTGCGGCACCGCGAGGTCACCGCCGCGGTGCACGAGGCGGGCGGGCTGATCGCGCTGCAGATCCTGCACGCCGGGCGCTACTCGTACTGGCCGGCCAGCGTCTCCGCCTCCGCGATCAAGGCGCCGATCAACCCGTTCCGGCCGCGCGCGCTGTCGGCCCGCGGCATCGAGCGCACCATCGACGACTACGTGCGCTGCGCCCGGCTGGCCCGGCTGGCCGGGTACGACGGGGTCGAGATCATGGGCGGCGAGGGGTATTTCCTCAATCAGTTCCTCGCCCCGCGCACCAATCGGCGCACGGACCGCTGGGGCGGCTCGGCGGCGAACCGGCAGCGCATCGCGGTGCAGATCGTGCGCCGGATCCGCGCCGAGCTCGGCACCGACTTCCTGCTGCTCTTCCGGCTCTCCATGGCCGAGTTCGTGGAGCAGGGGCAGACGCTCACCGAGATCACCGCGCTGGCACGGGAACTCGAGGCCGCCGGGGTGGACATCCTGAACACCGATATCGGCTGGCACGAGGCCAGGGTGCCGACCATCGTCACCTCGGTGCCGCGCGCCGCCTTCACCGAGTTCACCGCGCGGATCACCCGCGCCGTCTCGATCCCGGTCTGCGCCTCCAACCGGATCAACATGCCCGAGGTGGCCGAGGAGATCCTGACCCGCGGCGACGCCGCGCTGGTCTCCATGGCCAGGCCGCTGCTGGCCGACCCGGACTGGGTGCGCAAGGCCGCGGCCGACCGGGCGGACGAGATCAACACCTGCATCGCCTGCAACCAGGCCTGCCTCGACCACGCCTTCCGGCACAAGACCGTCTCCTGCCTGGTCAACCCGCGCGCCTGCCACGAGACCGAGCTGACGCTGCTGCCCACCCGGCGCGGCAAGCGGGTCGCGGTGGTCGGGGCCGGGCCCGCCGGGCTCGCCGCGGCGGTCGCGCTGGCGCAGCGCGGGCACGCCGTCGAGCTCTTCGAGGCCGAGGAACGGATCGGCGGGCAGTTCGACCTGGCGCGGCGGATTCCGGGCAAGGAGGAGTTCGACGAGTCGATCCGGTACTTCACCCGCATGCTCGAGGTCACCGGCGTCACGGTGCGGCTGAGCCGCCGGGTCACGGCCGCCGAGCTGATCGCGGGCGGGTACGACGAGGTCGTGCTGGCCACCGGGGTGCGGCCGCGGATCCCGGACATCCCCGGCATCGACCACCCGATGGTGATCTCCTACGCCGAGCTGGTGCGCGCGGAGAAGCAGCCCGGCGAGCGGGTCGCGGTGATCGGCGCGGGCGGGATCGGCTACGACATCAGCGAATTCCTCACCGTCGACGGTCATCCCACGCTGAAGCTCGACGAGTGGAAGGCGGAGTGGGGGGTGAGCCTCGACGAGGAGCTGCCCGGGCAGCTCACTGCCCCGCGCCCCGCGCCCGCCGCCCGCGATGTGGTGCTGCTACAGCGCAAGCCGGGTGCGTTCGGCGCCACGCTCGGCAAGACCAGCGGGTGGGTGCACCGGGCCGCGCTGAAGGCCAAGGGCGTCGAGCGGATCGGCGGGGTGAACTACGAGCGCATCGACGACGCCGGACTGCACATCAGCTTCGGCCCCGAGCGCAAGCGGCCCCGGCTGATCCCGGTGGACACCGTGGTGATCTGCGCCGGTCAGGAGCCGGTCCGCGAGCTGGCCGACCCGCTGCGCGCCGCGGGCGTCACCCCGCACGTGATCGGCGGCGCCGACGTGGCGGCGGAACTCGACGCCAAGCGCGCCATAGACCAGGGCACCCGCCTGGCCGCGCGGCTCTGA
- a CDS encoding MFS transporter, with translation MPGPDPDRLPGMTEVNARATVGGAATRGQVVAWGLWDWGSSAFNAVILTFVFSVYLTDTVGDDLPGGTSASAWLAWALAAGGLVVALTAPVSGQYFDAAAGRKRALGVLTGLTVACMTGMFFVHDDHGDLWLGLVLLAFGAAFFELANVPYNAMLRQVSTPRTIGRVSGFGWAMGYFGGIFLLLICYFGFIAGDGDSRGLLGVPTDDGLNIRLVAMLAAVWFAAFALPVLFAVPELPRTDADPGAADAGLLGSYRVLWRDLRELWRVDRRTVQFLLASAVFRDGLAGVFTFGAVLAVNVYGIADSDVLLFGVAANVIAAIGAVAAGRFDDTIGPKPVIVVSLAGMVICGIGLLLVSGPVLFWVFGLLLTAFVGPAQAAARSFLARLAPPGREGQLFGLYTTTGRAVSFLAPGLFGLFVWIFDADRAGIVGLVLVLAAGLLVLLPVRSPDRAEVAEPPGAKEY, from the coding sequence ATTCCCGGCCCCGACCCGGATAGGCTGCCCGGTATGACGGAGGTGAACGCCCGGGCCACCGTCGGTGGCGCGGCCACGCGCGGACAGGTGGTGGCCTGGGGGCTGTGGGACTGGGGCTCGTCGGCGTTCAACGCCGTCATCCTCACCTTCGTCTTCTCGGTGTACCTCACCGACACGGTCGGCGACGACCTGCCCGGCGGTACCTCGGCCAGCGCCTGGCTGGCCTGGGCGCTCGCCGCGGGCGGGCTGGTGGTGGCGCTGACCGCCCCGGTCAGCGGGCAGTACTTCGACGCGGCGGCCGGCCGCAAGCGCGCGCTCGGGGTGCTCACCGGCCTCACCGTCGCCTGCATGACCGGCATGTTCTTCGTGCACGACGACCACGGCGACCTCTGGCTCGGGCTGGTGCTGCTCGCCTTCGGCGCCGCCTTCTTCGAGCTGGCGAACGTGCCCTACAACGCCATGCTGCGCCAGGTCTCGACGCCGCGGACCATCGGCCGGGTCTCCGGCTTCGGCTGGGCCATGGGGTACTTCGGCGGGATCTTCCTGCTGCTGATCTGCTACTTCGGCTTCATCGCCGGGGACGGCGACAGCCGCGGGCTGCTCGGCGTCCCCACCGACGACGGGCTGAACATCCGCCTGGTGGCGATGCTGGCCGCGGTCTGGTTCGCGGCCTTCGCGCTGCCGGTGCTCTTCGCGGTCCCCGAGCTGCCGCGCACCGACGCCGACCCGGGCGCCGCCGACGCCGGGCTGCTCGGCTCGTACCGGGTGCTCTGGCGCGACCTGCGCGAGCTCTGGCGCGTCGACCGCCGCACCGTGCAGTTCCTGCTGGCCAGCGCGGTCTTCCGGGACGGGCTGGCCGGGGTCTTCACCTTCGGCGCGGTGCTCGCGGTGAACGTCTACGGCATCGCCGACTCCGATGTGCTGCTCTTCGGCGTCGCCGCGAACGTGATCGCCGCGATCGGCGCGGTGGCCGCCGGTCGCTTCGACGACACCATCGGGCCGAAGCCGGTGATCGTGGTCTCGCTGGCGGGCATGGTGATCTGCGGGATCGGGCTGCTGCTGGTGTCCGGGCCGGTGCTGTTCTGGGTGTTCGGGCTGCTGCTCACCGCGTTCGTCGGGCCCGCGCAGGCGGCGGCGCGCTCGTTCCTGGCCCGGCTCGCCCCGCCCGGCCGGGAGGGGCAGCTGTTCGGGCTCTACACCACCACCGGGCGCGCGGTGTCGTTCCTCGCGCCCGGGCTGTTCGGGCTCTTCGTCTGGATCTTCGACGCCGACCGCGCCGGCATCGTCGGGCTGGTGCTCGTGCTCGCGGCGGGGCTGCTCGTCCTGCTCCCGGTGCGCAGCCCGGACCGGGCCGAGGTGGCGGAGCCGCCCGGCGCGAAGGAGTACTGA
- a CDS encoding helicase HerA-like domain-containing protein yields MTTPQQRAAAARRAADEAARVAAEAVAAAEAAELEVALGQPAVTGASAVAGEVAAVEAATAGYAVAGEPGAAREIAAGYAADGAAITLGAVLVDGVVDAEAVVRLPLRTVNRHGLVAGATGTGKTKTLQGLAEQLSRAGVPVVMADVKGDLSGLAARGVRTEQLTARAAETGARDWAPEEFPVEFVSLGTAGIGVPIRATITSFGPVLLSKVLGLNPTQESTLGLIFHWADRNGLALLDLKDLRAVITHLTSPDGKAELAGIGGVSTATAGVILRALVNLEAEGGDTFFGEPELDPADLVRRVDGRGVITLFELGEQAARPVLFSTFLMWVLAELFQTLPEVGDVERPELVFIFDEAHLLFADASKAFLEQVEQTVKLIRSKGVGVFFCTQLPADIPNAVLSQLGARVQHALRAFTPDDQKALARTVRTYPRTEVYDLESALTSLGTGEAIVTVLSERGAPTPVAWTRIVPPRSLMDTIGAEAIRSRALSSGLHGKYGQTIDRESAYEIMAAKLAAAQPEPVPGRAERAEESAADRILKNPAVKSFLRSAASAAGREISRSIFGTRKRR; encoded by the coding sequence ATGACGACCCCGCAGCAGAGGGCCGCCGCGGCGAGGCGGGCCGCCGACGAGGCGGCGCGGGTCGCGGCCGAGGCGGTCGCCGCGGCGGAGGCGGCGGAACTCGAGGTGGCGCTCGGGCAGCCCGCGGTGACCGGTGCGTCGGCGGTGGCGGGCGAGGTGGCCGCGGTCGAGGCGGCGACCGCGGGCTACGCCGTCGCGGGCGAGCCGGGCGCGGCGCGCGAGATCGCGGCGGGGTACGCGGCCGACGGCGCGGCGATCACGCTCGGTGCGGTGCTGGTGGACGGCGTCGTCGACGCCGAGGCGGTGGTCCGGCTGCCGCTGCGCACGGTGAACCGGCACGGCCTGGTCGCAGGCGCGACCGGAACCGGCAAGACCAAGACGCTGCAGGGGCTGGCCGAACAGCTCTCGCGCGCGGGCGTCCCGGTGGTCATGGCCGACGTGAAGGGCGATCTCTCCGGGCTCGCGGCCAGGGGCGTGCGCACCGAGCAGCTCACCGCCCGCGCCGCCGAGACCGGCGCGCGGGACTGGGCACCGGAGGAATTCCCGGTCGAGTTCGTCTCGCTCGGCACCGCGGGGATCGGGGTGCCGATCCGGGCCACCATCACCTCCTTCGGCCCGGTGCTGCTGAGCAAGGTGCTCGGGCTCAACCCGACCCAGGAGTCCACGCTCGGGCTGATCTTCCACTGGGCCGACCGCAACGGCCTCGCGCTGCTCGACCTGAAGGACCTGCGCGCCGTCATCACGCATCTGACCAGCCCGGACGGCAAGGCCGAGCTGGCCGGCATCGGCGGTGTCTCGACGGCCACCGCCGGGGTGATCCTGCGCGCCCTGGTGAACCTGGAGGCCGAGGGCGGCGACACCTTCTTCGGCGAGCCGGAGCTGGACCCGGCCGACCTGGTGCGCCGGGTGGACGGCCGCGGCGTGATCACGCTCTTCGAGCTGGGCGAGCAGGCGGCGCGGCCGGTGCTCTTCTCCACCTTCCTGATGTGGGTGCTGGCCGAGCTGTTCCAGACCCTGCCCGAGGTCGGCGACGTGGAGCGGCCGGAGCTGGTCTTCATCTTCGACGAGGCGCACCTGCTCTTCGCCGACGCCTCCAAGGCGTTCCTGGAGCAGGTGGAGCAGACGGTGAAGCTGATCCGCTCCAAGGGCGTCGGCGTCTTCTTCTGCACCCAGCTGCCCGCCGACATCCCGAACGCGGTGCTCTCCCAGCTCGGCGCGCGGGTGCAGCACGCGCTGCGCGCCTTCACCCCCGACGACCAGAAGGCGCTGGCCAGGACGGTGCGCACCTACCCGCGGACCGAGGTGTACGACCTGGAGTCCGCGCTGACCTCGCTCGGCACCGGCGAGGCGATCGTCACCGTGCTCTCCGAGCGCGGCGCGCCGACCCCGGTGGCCTGGACCAGGATCGTCCCGCCGCGCTCACTCATGGACACCATCGGCGCCGAGGCGATCCGCTCCCGCGCGCTCTCCTCCGGGCTGCACGGGAAGTACGGGCAGACGATCGACCGGGAGTCGGCGTACGAGATCATGGCGGCGAAACTGGCCGCCGCGCAGCCGGAGCCGGTGCCGGGGCGCGCCGAGCGGGCCGAGGAGTCGGCGGCCGACCGCATCCTGAAGAACCCGGCGGTGAAGAGCTTCCTGCGGTCGGCCGCGAGCGCCGCGGGCAGGGAGATCAGCCGATCGATCTTCGGCACCCGCAAGCGCCGCTGA